The following proteins are co-located in the Desulfonauticus submarinus genome:
- a CDS encoding RluA family pseudouridine synthase produces MLSSVQLIKIDHSSEGQKLISFLKQKTKIPYSGLMRLLRTGQIRVNGKRCSAFYKLKVEDKIRIPPFKIDPNQSYYNKALPFQLISLCKIKETKQTLSKNVIPIIYEDNEILLISKPSGLAVHKGSKTLFSLMDIISVKYQDNTFIPTPVHRLDKQTSGLLLLAKTFSKLRLLQQNWSNITKKYLVKVQGKWPYNREKKITHYLYKPKKGIIQNNPQKGKKSVCIIKPIIITEKQSFLEVSLLTGRTRQIRAQLALEGYPIIGDNKFACFPKKTPLYLHAFYLSIKGKQFIDWPQWAHNHLKTLQCL; encoded by the coding sequence ATGCTTAGTTCTGTTCAATTAATTAAAATAGACCACAGTTCAGAAGGGCAAAAACTTATTTCTTTCCTTAAACAGAAAACAAAAATTCCTTATTCAGGATTAATGCGCCTGTTGAGGACAGGACAAATTAGAGTAAATGGTAAGAGATGTTCGGCTTTTTATAAATTAAAAGTTGAAGATAAAATTCGCATACCTCCATTTAAAATAGATCCTAATCAATCTTATTATAATAAAGCTCTTCCATTCCAGCTCATCTCACTATGTAAAATAAAAGAAACAAAGCAAACGTTATCTAAGAATGTTATTCCCATTATTTATGAAGATAATGAAATACTATTAATTAGCAAACCAAGTGGCTTGGCTGTACATAAAGGAAGCAAAACTCTGTTTTCTCTTATGGACATCATCTCTGTTAAATATCAAGATAACACATTTATTCCAACACCGGTTCACAGGCTTGATAAACAAACCTCAGGGCTTTTACTTTTAGCCAAAACTTTTTCCAAATTAAGACTACTTCAACAAAATTGGTCCAACATTACCAAAAAATATCTTGTTAAAGTCCAAGGGAAATGGCCTTATAACCGCGAAAAAAAAATTACCCATTATCTGTACAAACCTAAAAAGGGAATTATCCAAAACAATCCCCAAAAAGGTAAAAAAAGTGTTTGCATTATAAAACCAATTATTATCACTGAAAAGCAATCTTTTTTAGAAGTATCTCTTTTAACTGGCCGAACAAGACAAATACGTGCTCAACTTGCACTAGAAGGCTATCCCATAATAGGTGATAATAAATTTGCCTGCTTTCCTAAAAAAACACCTTTATATTTACATGCTTTTTATCTTAGTATAAAAGGTAAGCAATTTATAGACTGGCCCCAATGGGCACATAATCACCTAAAAACATTACAATGTCTTTAA
- a CDS encoding glycosyltransferase family 4 protein: protein MKFYFFIPSLRRVSGGVIVLYRLAYFFKQAGYEVYAVHRGARGWRPWWAKDILSVVWDRVKLHKKDFWIVPEGWFNALLPGLQSNAKTIVYCQNWAYLFSALPSNCKWQDLDVDFWAVSQPVAWFIEHTLGIKTPILRPGIDLNLFNFNFKKNQKEINICYMPRKNSALARQVIQIFNQIIQKKGISHKINFLKIENLSQEDVAKVFAKAHIFLNTGFPEGCPLPPLEAMASGCLVVGFTGFGGWDYMRQIIPDKYIPSFPLRSVAWQGNGFFSADGDVMDVVLNLELAVQWILEKDQKVNKVLENAYKTACAYSLDIQKESFLNNFIKKLISNDSV, encoded by the coding sequence ATGAAGTTTTATTTTTTTATTCCTTCATTAAGACGAGTAAGCGGAGGGGTGATTGTTTTATACAGATTAGCTTATTTTTTTAAACAGGCAGGATATGAAGTCTATGCTGTGCATAGAGGTGCTAGAGGATGGCGCCCATGGTGGGCAAAAGATATTTTGTCTGTAGTTTGGGATAGAGTGAAATTACACAAAAAAGATTTTTGGATTGTTCCAGAAGGTTGGTTTAATGCTTTATTACCTGGATTACAATCTAATGCTAAAACAATAGTTTATTGTCAAAATTGGGCTTATTTATTTTCTGCTTTACCTTCAAATTGTAAATGGCAGGATTTGGATGTGGACTTTTGGGCTGTGTCCCAGCCAGTGGCATGGTTTATCGAACATACTTTAGGAATAAAGACCCCGATCTTACGACCAGGCATTGATTTAAATTTATTTAATTTTAATTTTAAAAAAAATCAAAAAGAAATAAATATTTGTTATATGCCTCGTAAAAATAGTGCATTGGCAAGGCAGGTAATACAAATTTTTAACCAAATTATACAAAAGAAAGGAATATCGCATAAAATAAACTTTTTAAAAATTGAAAATCTGTCTCAGGAAGATGTTGCCAAGGTGTTTGCTAAAGCACATATTTTTCTAAACACAGGATTTCCAGAAGGATGTCCATTGCCACCTTTAGAGGCTATGGCTAGTGGATGTTTGGTTGTGGGGTTTACAGGATTTGGAGGATGGGATTATATGCGGCAAATTATTCCTGATAAGTATATCCCTTCTTTTCCTCTCCGCTCTGTTGCCTGGCAGGGAAATGGTTTTTTTTCTGCTGATGGTGATGTGATGGATGTTGTACTTAATTTAGAGCTAGCCGTTCAGTGGATTTTAGAAAAAGATCAAAAGGTAAATAAAGTTTTAGAAAATGCATATAAAACTGCGTGTGCCTATTCGCTTGATATTCAAAAGGAGAGTTTTTTAAATAATTTTATTAAAAAGTTAATATCTAATGATTCAGTTTAA
- a CDS encoding molybdopterin molybdotransferase MoeA: MEFFKVLSLSDVYHLFSILQIKRKIEKVPLEQAVGRVLASNVQAKEDWPLWPRATMDGYAVQAKDTFGASETNPAYLTLSGEIKIDEIPDFELQSGECVAIVTGALLPKGADSVLMVEYSEQVGNLIEVKKSLFPQENIVLQGEDFKKGERVLESGQRIGFREIGALATLGCSEIEVFKRIKVGIISTGDELVKVDTVPQPGQVRDVNSFTLNALLLTQQIQTTIYEFVPDRKEALKNQILTALHKEDVVLLSGGSSVGTRDLTLNVLQEIPDSKVLFHGLALSPGKPTMLAKVGEKFIFGLPGQVTSAQIVFLVVVNPFLRVLEGEKNVFTNIWPCKIKAVLDRNISSKQGRYDFVRVRLSQREQRVVATPILGKSGLIKTLFLADGLLPIADNCEGIVAGREVEVWLLH; the protein is encoded by the coding sequence ATGGAATTTTTTAAAGTCTTGTCTCTATCAGATGTCTATCATTTGTTTTCTATCTTACAGATTAAAAGAAAAATAGAAAAAGTGCCTTTAGAGCAAGCAGTAGGTAGGGTTTTGGCTAGTAATGTGCAAGCCAAAGAAGATTGGCCTTTATGGCCTAGAGCAACCATGGATGGTTATGCTGTGCAGGCTAAGGATACTTTTGGAGCAAGTGAGACGAATCCTGCTTATCTTACGCTGAGCGGGGAGATTAAAATAGATGAAATCCCAGATTTTGAACTCCAATCAGGAGAGTGTGTTGCCATTGTGACAGGAGCACTTTTACCTAAAGGTGCGGATAGTGTGTTAATGGTGGAGTATAGTGAACAGGTAGGGAATTTGATAGAAGTAAAGAAATCTTTATTTCCTCAAGAAAATATCGTTTTACAAGGAGAAGATTTTAAAAAAGGTGAAAGAGTTTTAGAGAGTGGCCAGAGAATAGGTTTTAGAGAAATAGGAGCTTTGGCAACTCTTGGTTGTAGCGAGATAGAAGTTTTTAAGAGAATCAAGGTCGGTATTATTTCGACAGGTGATGAATTGGTAAAAGTAGATACTGTGCCTCAACCAGGACAAGTTAGAGATGTAAATTCTTTTACCTTAAATGCTTTATTGTTAACTCAACAAATTCAAACAACTATTTATGAGTTTGTTCCAGACAGAAAAGAAGCATTAAAAAATCAGATACTTACTGCATTACATAAAGAAGATGTTGTTCTCCTTTCAGGAGGAAGTTCCGTTGGCACGCGGGATTTAACTTTGAATGTTTTGCAAGAAATTCCTGATTCTAAAGTGTTGTTTCACGGACTTGCTTTAAGTCCGGGAAAGCCAACTATGTTAGCGAAGGTAGGAGAAAAATTCATTTTTGGTTTGCCTGGCCAGGTTACTTCTGCTCAAATTGTTTTTTTGGTAGTGGTTAATCCCTTTTTGCGTGTTTTAGAAGGAGAGAAAAATGTATTTACTAATATTTGGCCGTGTAAGATCAAAGCTGTTTTAGATAGAAATATATCTTCAAAACAAGGAAGATATGATTTTGTGCGAGTAAGGTTATCTCAAAGAGAGCAGAGAGTGGTAGCTACTCCTATTTTAGGCAAATCTGGATTAATAAAAACGCTATTTTTAGCTGATGGCCTTTTGCCTATTGCAGACAATTGTGAAGGAATAGTTGCTGGTAGAGAAGTAGAGGTGTGGTTGCTTCACTAA
- a CDS encoding protoporphyrinogen/coproporphyrinogen oxidase, with translation MKQIKYLIIGAGPTGLGAGYRLKELGENNFLILEKNSYPGGLSASFRDKKGFTWDIGGHVIFSHYKYFDNLLEKLLSKDFLSHQRKAFIRLENTWIPYPFQNNIRYLPPHLRWKCIEGILDKPSILPTNFKEWILSTFGEGIASLFLLPYNFKVWATPLEKMNFQWIGERVSVINLKRILKNIILEQDDVSWGPNNLFKFPLVGGTGEIFRRLANKINNNILYNKKIISIDINRKKITCLDGTKFKYEFILNTSPLDQLVLETIKPTNMPNIMEAASKLKHNSVFITGIGINHLKKNDKCWMYFPENNCPFYRVTNFHNYSPNNTPRPGLQTAFMAETSYSDYKKENLSLISEQTIKGLIQSSLMTPKQKNKIISIWEFKAEYGYPIPCLERDQALKTIHSFLEAHQIFSRGRFGGWKYEVGNMDHSVMQGVEWADFMLKNIKEKTYRW, from the coding sequence ATGAAACAAATTAAATATCTCATCATAGGAGCAGGGCCAACAGGTTTAGGGGCTGGCTATAGACTCAAAGAATTAGGAGAAAACAATTTTCTCATTTTGGAAAAAAATTCTTATCCCGGTGGTCTTTCTGCGAGTTTTAGAGATAAAAAAGGATTCACCTGGGATATTGGAGGGCATGTAATTTTTTCTCACTACAAATATTTTGACAACTTGCTAGAAAAACTTCTGAGTAAAGATTTTCTATCTCATCAAAGAAAAGCCTTTATCCGTTTAGAAAATACTTGGATACCCTATCCATTTCAAAATAATATTCGTTATCTGCCCCCACATCTCAGATGGAAATGCATTGAAGGTATTTTGGATAAGCCCTCCATACTACCAACAAACTTTAAAGAATGGATTCTCAGCACCTTTGGAGAAGGAATAGCTTCTTTATTTTTATTGCCATATAATTTTAAAGTATGGGCAACGCCTTTAGAAAAAATGAATTTTCAATGGATAGGAGAACGTGTAAGTGTAATAAATTTAAAACGGATTCTAAAAAATATTATATTGGAACAAGACGATGTATCTTGGGGACCCAATAATCTATTTAAATTCCCTCTAGTAGGAGGTACTGGAGAAATCTTTAGGCGCCTTGCTAATAAAATAAACAATAATATCTTATACAATAAGAAAATTATTTCCATAGATATCAATAGAAAAAAAATTACCTGTCTGGACGGGACAAAGTTTAAATATGAGTTTATACTAAATACCTCTCCTTTAGATCAGTTAGTGCTTGAAACTATAAAGCCTACTAATATGCCTAATATTATGGAAGCTGCCTCAAAATTAAAGCACAATAGTGTTTTTATTACAGGTATAGGAATAAATCATCTTAAAAAAAATGATAAATGTTGGATGTATTTTCCAGAAAATAATTGCCCTTTTTATAGAGTAACTAATTTTCATAATTATTCCCCAAATAACACACCTCGACCTGGTTTACAAACCGCTTTCATGGCTGAGACCTCTTACTCAGATTATAAAAAAGAAAATTTATCTCTTATTTCAGAACAAACAATTAAAGGGCTTATACAATCTTCTCTTATGACTCCCAAACAAAAAAACAAAATTATAAGTATCTGGGAATTTAAAGCCGAATATGGTTATCCTATCCCTTGCTTAGAACGCGATCAGGCATTAAAAACTATTCATTCTTTTCTAGAAGCTCACCAGATATTTTCTAGAGGAAGATTTGGTGGATGGAAGTATGAAGTAGGCAATATGGATCACTCTGTAATGCAAGGAGTAGAATGGGCTGATTTTATGCTAAAAAACATAAAGGAAAAAACATATCGATGGTAA
- a CDS encoding FG-GAP repeat domain-containing protein, with translation MLKKISLALILLFFITTLNATASNPKTFLVLPFKILGPQKYLYLAQGAKTMLTTRLSWPNHLEPKEDSINKQPKNKQDAIKLAQQIGVDYLVYGTITIMGNQCSLDIQTVSANKSFPQSIQTTLDNLIPALEKVAKTINNQVFNRPKQQQASSQPKQTKGPINSEFVYNETSPKSSFYLNPEFKFAGNANNPNKWRSQSLPFASVGMVAGDANQDGKTEIFILEHQKIHAYRLVKGLLKPLATYKTPPSYQCLNINIADLNRDGFQEIIVSAKQDNFIRSFILEFKENKFQILQNKIPFFLNIVRTPPEFQKTLIGQSFGHGRLFDPDSVYELIKIKGKYQKLRKLSLPPYATVFNFTYLPQEKDYKIIVNHNDHLYIYTPTNSLLAKTEEIYAATSIGFPYYETMSGLGTPKDIDPNMYYISGRLLPVNLDQDNKFELIVSRPISLSSQFFSRYRNFPQGEIHCLFWDGIGLNLLWKTRRIKGTIVDYGLYDLNGDNKKELVVCVNSHPGATGLKHKKTIILSYTLQSTQKK, from the coding sequence ATGCTAAAAAAAATCTCTTTAGCCCTTATACTTCTCTTTTTTATTACTACCTTAAATGCAACTGCAAGTAATCCTAAAACATTTTTAGTTTTACCTTTTAAAATCTTAGGTCCTCAAAAATATCTCTATCTCGCGCAAGGTGCAAAAACAATGCTCACTACCAGACTTAGTTGGCCCAATCATCTAGAACCCAAAGAAGATTCCATAAATAAACAACCCAAAAATAAACAAGATGCTATCAAACTCGCCCAACAAATTGGGGTGGACTATCTAGTTTATGGAACAATTACTATTATGGGCAACCAATGCAGCCTAGACATTCAAACAGTTAGTGCTAATAAATCCTTTCCTCAAAGTATTCAAACAACCCTAGATAATCTCATCCCAGCCTTAGAAAAAGTAGCTAAAACCATTAATAATCAAGTATTTAATAGACCAAAACAGCAACAAGCATCTTCTCAACCTAAACAGACAAAAGGTCCCATTAACTCTGAATTTGTTTACAATGAAACTTCTCCTAAATCTTCTTTTTACCTAAATCCAGAATTTAAATTTGCGGGCAATGCCAACAACCCTAACAAATGGAGAAGCCAAAGTCTTCCTTTTGCTTCTGTAGGTATGGTAGCAGGAGATGCCAATCAAGATGGCAAAACCGAAATATTTATCTTAGAGCATCAAAAAATACACGCCTATCGGTTAGTAAAAGGGCTATTAAAACCTCTTGCAACATATAAAACTCCTCCGAGTTATCAATGTCTAAATATAAATATCGCTGATTTAAATAGAGATGGATTCCAGGAAATTATCGTATCTGCCAAACAAGATAATTTTATTCGTTCTTTTATCCTTGAATTTAAAGAAAATAAATTTCAAATTCTTCAAAATAAAATTCCTTTTTTTCTAAACATCGTACGTACCCCTCCAGAATTCCAAAAAACACTTATAGGTCAATCTTTTGGCCATGGTCGACTCTTTGACCCTGATAGTGTTTATGAGTTGATAAAAATAAAAGGTAAATATCAAAAATTAAGAAAACTCTCTTTACCTCCTTATGCAACAGTATTTAACTTTACTTATCTACCTCAAGAAAAAGACTATAAAATTATTGTCAACCACAATGATCACCTTTACATCTATACTCCAACAAATAGTTTACTTGCAAAAACAGAAGAAATATATGCTGCGACTTCTATAGGATTTCCTTATTACGAAACTATGTCTGGCCTAGGCACTCCAAAAGATATTGATCCTAATATGTATTATATCTCAGGTAGATTGCTACCTGTAAACCTGGACCAAGATAATAAGTTTGAACTAATTGTAAGTAGGCCTATTTCTTTATCTTCTCAATTTTTCTCTAGATATAGAAACTTTCCCCAAGGGGAAATTCACTGTTTATTTTGGGATGGTATTGGTTTAAACCTTCTTTGGAAAACTAGACGCATCAAAGGTACAATTGTGGATTATGGTCTTTATGATTTAAATGGAGATAATAAAAAAGAGTTAGTGGTATGTGTAAATTCCCATCCTGGAGCAACAGGACTTAAACACAAAAAGACTATTATCTTAAGTTATACTCTGCAATCTACTCAAAAAAAATAA
- a CDS encoding glycosyltransferase family 2 protein encodes MSLKYKVSIIIPVLNKWELTKNCLVSLAEHTPREIYEVIVIDNGSTDKTPTMAKHFGLNLFGKHFKYIRLSKNINFGPACNLGAKIAKSDFLFFLNNDTILTPNWLEPLLKAFTQDPSLGAIGPLLLYPNNTVQHLGVVFSLRNKVFHLYSQFPKNHYVVQKKRYFQAITGAAFLIPKKLFWQLNGFFEKYKNGSEDIDLCARIIQNSHKLTVIPNSVIYHLESQSQDRNKHDNYNAYLLTKRCEHIFKPDAWKFYLQDGYKVKITKYLKLFITSDSQEKEIPQSIEKIKKIIFNEPYLWEGYKKLVTFYIKKNKFQEGIDLCYFALSFYPEEKILPWLSLFAQKQNNIQIIHEISTLQNKLKIQSTQIKEKGKEYVKKLLKKEPTLEPLLLNWLKRYSINY; translated from the coding sequence ATGTCTTTAAAGTATAAAGTCTCTATTATTATCCCTGTCCTTAATAAATGGGAACTCACTAAAAACTGTCTAGTTAGCTTAGCTGAACACACTCCCCGTGAGATCTATGAAGTAATTGTAATAGATAACGGCTCTACTGATAAAACCCCTACTATGGCTAAACATTTTGGACTAAATCTTTTTGGCAAACATTTTAAATACATCCGCTTATCTAAAAATATTAACTTCGGTCCTGCTTGTAATTTAGGAGCAAAAATAGCTAAGAGTGATTTTTTATTTTTTTTAAATAATGACACAATATTAACTCCTAACTGGTTAGAACCTTTACTTAAAGCATTTACCCAAGATCCTAGTCTTGGAGCAATTGGGCCTTTACTACTTTATCCTAACAATACTGTCCAACATCTAGGAGTTGTTTTTTCTCTAAGAAACAAAGTATTTCATCTTTATTCCCAATTTCCTAAAAATCATTATGTAGTTCAAAAAAAACGCTACTTTCAAGCAATTACAGGTGCTGCCTTTTTAATCCCTAAAAAACTTTTCTGGCAACTAAATGGATTTTTTGAAAAGTATAAAAATGGAAGTGAAGATATAGACCTCTGTGCTCGCATTATTCAAAACAGCCACAAACTAACTGTTATACCCAACAGTGTTATCTATCATCTTGAAAGCCAATCTCAAGACCGAAATAAACACGATAATTATAACGCATATTTACTAACTAAACGTTGTGAACATATTTTTAAGCCAGATGCTTGGAAATTTTACCTTCAAGATGGCTATAAAGTTAAAATAACAAAATATTTGAAGCTATTTATAACCTCTGATTCTCAAGAAAAAGAAATCCCACAAAGTATAGAGAAAATAAAAAAAATAATTTTTAATGAACCATATTTGTGGGAAGGGTATAAAAAACTAGTTACTTTCTATATTAAAAAAAATAAATTCCAAGAAGGCATAGACTTATGTTATTTTGCTCTATCTTTTTATCCAGAAGAAAAAATTCTTCCGTGGCTCTCTTTATTTGCACAAAAACAAAATAATATTCAAATAATACATGAAATATCTACATTACAAAATAAACTAAAAATCCAATCTACACAAATTAAAGAAAAAGGTAAAGAATATGTAAAAAAATTGCTAAAAAAAGAACCTACTCTAGAACCATTGCTTTTAAACTGGCTAAAAAGATATTCTATAAATTATTAA
- a CDS encoding RsmB/NOP family class I SAM-dependent RNA methyltransferase produces the protein MRYFRITTPKYKVQILDFLTEQGFEFSPSFHPLIFKLEREPFPLGSSLASYFGLIYIQDKSSFLPALALKPRKGSVVLDLCASPGSKTGLLASLVGEEGLVIANEPNKSRYITLVQNLKRCNHLNVITTSYKAENFPLNINFEYILLDVPCSGWGTIEKNPRVQHIWNEKKISNLILLQRKLLTRASKILDTNGVLVYSTCTTNKQENEEQISWAIDELGLTPIEDKEFCFKFKLEEGKIKGTYKVPMVKGESQGFFIALLKKKDKNFLLSKDGYLKKKKKLDEVNFSDFDLTYPGKFFLFGKKVFFLPKKAMKFLSLISFKGMDVGLVKGKRIEVWNRLRCIEKINLNKICFYDLRELEKLLQGEQILAEEKGILPFFYKDLPLGWVKIRQNRILWQG, from the coding sequence ATGCGTTATTTTAGAATTACCACTCCTAAATATAAAGTACAAATCTTGGATTTTTTAACTGAGCAGGGTTTTGAATTTAGTCCGAGTTTCCATCCTTTAATTTTTAAATTAGAGAGAGAGCCTTTTCCCTTGGGTAGCTCTTTGGCTAGTTATTTTGGCTTGATTTATATTCAGGATAAGTCTTCGTTTTTGCCAGCCCTAGCTTTAAAGCCTAGAAAGGGAAGTGTGGTTTTAGATTTGTGTGCTAGTCCAGGTAGTAAAACAGGTCTATTAGCTTCGCTTGTGGGTGAAGAGGGGTTGGTTATAGCAAATGAACCTAATAAGTCTCGTTATATTACTTTGGTTCAAAATCTTAAGCGTTGCAACCATTTGAATGTAATTACAACCTCTTATAAAGCAGAAAACTTTCCCTTAAACATAAATTTTGAGTATATTTTGCTCGATGTACCTTGTAGTGGATGGGGAACAATAGAAAAAAATCCTAGGGTCCAGCATATTTGGAATGAAAAGAAGATTTCTAATTTAATCTTATTGCAGAGAAAACTTCTTACTCGAGCAAGTAAAATTCTAGATACTAACGGAGTTCTTGTTTATTCTACCTGTACTACGAATAAACAAGAAAATGAGGAACAAATTTCTTGGGCTATAGATGAGTTAGGATTAACTCCTATTGAGGATAAGGAATTTTGTTTTAAATTTAAATTAGAAGAGGGGAAGATAAAAGGCACCTATAAAGTACCTATGGTAAAAGGAGAGAGCCAAGGTTTTTTTATTGCTTTATTGAAAAAAAAGGATAAAAATTTTCTTTTGAGTAAAGACGGTTATTTAAAAAAGAAAAAGAAATTAGATGAAGTTAATTTCTCCGATTTTGATTTAACATATCCTGGTAAATTTTTTCTGTTTGGCAAAAAAGTGTTTTTCTTACCTAAAAAGGCGATGAAGTTTTTATCTCTTATTTCTTTTAAAGGAATGGATGTTGGTTTAGTAAAAGGTAAAAGAATTGAGGTCTGGAATAGACTAAGATGTATTGAGAAGATAAATTTAAACAAGATTTGCTTTTATGATTTAAGAGAGTTAGAAAAGCTTCTTCAGGGAGAACAAATATTGGCTGAAGAAAAGGGAATTTTACCATTTTTTTATAAAGATTTACCATTAGGATGGGTAAAAATAAGACAAAATAGAATTCTTTGGCAAGGTTAG
- a CDS encoding class I fructose-bisphosphate aldolase, whose amino-acid sequence MLGVFRRREQFFDISSKRTVLLPLDHGVTEGVLNGLERLDKLFPLLGDLGLNGVIVHKGIAKEWGTFLPLNVKLIVHLSAGSKHGLPPYNKTIVCSVAEALRLGADAVSVHINIGNDLEDKMLQDFGLIVDEAHQFGLPVLAMIYARGGQIVNEFDPSLIAHCIRLGAELGADLIKVPYSGDKKSFTKAVDSCPVPVLIAGGPKKSTFKDFLAMVKQALDTGIRGVSIGRNVFQQKNCLEALKKLVKIVKS is encoded by the coding sequence ATGCTAGGTGTGTTTAGACGCAGAGAACAGTTTTTTGATATTAGTTCTAAAAGAACAGTATTATTGCCCCTTGATCATGGAGTGACAGAAGGGGTTTTAAATGGTTTAGAAAGGTTGGATAAATTGTTTCCCCTTTTAGGAGATTTAGGTTTAAATGGAGTGATTGTACATAAGGGAATTGCAAAAGAGTGGGGAACATTTCTACCCTTAAATGTAAAATTGATCGTTCATTTGTCAGCAGGAAGTAAACATGGTCTTCCTCCTTATAATAAAACAATAGTTTGTTCTGTGGCTGAGGCTTTGAGATTGGGAGCTGATGCTGTGTCTGTTCATATAAATATTGGAAATGATTTAGAAGATAAGATGCTTCAAGATTTTGGTTTAATTGTAGATGAAGCCCATCAATTTGGTTTGCCTGTATTAGCAATGATTTATGCTCGAGGAGGACAAATAGTAAATGAATTTGATCCTTCTTTAATTGCTCATTGTATTAGATTAGGTGCAGAATTAGGGGCAGACTTAATTAAAGTTCCTTATTCAGGAGATAAAAAAAGTTTTACCAAGGCAGTGGACTCTTGTCCTGTTCCTGTTTTAATTGCAGGTGGTCCTAAAAAATCTACATTTAAAGATTTTTTAGCTATGGTAAAGCAAGCCTTGGATACTGGAATTAGAGGCGTTAGTATAGGTAGGAATGTGTTTCAACAAAAAAATTGTTTAGAGGCACTAAAAAAATTAGTGAAAATAGTTAAGTCTTGA